In Nitrobacteraceae bacterium AZCC 1564, the following proteins share a genomic window:
- a CDS encoding quercetin dioxygenase-like cupin family protein (product_source=COG1917; cath_funfam=2.60.120.10; cog=COG1917; pfam=PF07883; superfamily=51182), with protein sequence MKITPSGSVPTRRAPASYFTGTVWQDPVIEAPQPARLNAARVTFEPGARTAWHTHPLGQTLYVLAGCGRIQTEGGPVREIRPGDVVWIPPGEKHWHGAAPTTMMTHLAMQESENGSAATWLEQVTDAQYNEPVSG encoded by the coding sequence CCCGCCGCGCGCCCGCGAGTTATTTCACCGGCACGGTCTGGCAGGATCCAGTGATTGAAGCACCACAGCCGGCGCGGCTGAACGCCGCGCGTGTGACGTTTGAGCCTGGTGCGCGCACGGCATGGCACACCCATCCGCTCGGACAGACGCTGTACGTGCTTGCAGGATGCGGCCGCATCCAGACGGAGGGCGGCCCGGTGCGTGAGATTCGCCCGGGCGATGTCGTGTGGATTCCACCAGGTGAGAAGCACTGGCATGGCGCGGCGCCGACCACGATGATGACCCACCTTGCGATGCAAGAGTCCGAGAACGGAAGCGCGGCCACCTGGCTCGAACAGGTGACCGATGCGCAATACAATGAACCTGTGAGCGGCTAG